A genomic stretch from Mya arenaria isolate MELC-2E11 chromosome 10, ASM2691426v1 includes:
- the LOC128205715 gene encoding probable G-protein coupled receptor 19, with translation MDNASDSDALLANLNAEKADLMTPVIVYLAVLMCSGLVGNMLVVIYYGFRARQSTHSLFICSVAIYDLISCGISIPIEIVDLRLFVTFENSAACKVLRFVNHFAAIGSICILLEIAIDRFRRICRPVQKQLKHQQVKIACGLSVVVSLFYSWPAFVFYTSVPVDVRSENGLTVTGHDCTTTKEKDYSVYLWVFNSFYMASFVVVAVILCVLYSLVGRMLVKHNRKMNFAKPTSEGIETSLTDDTTAKTKQTESAISDKADGSTQQAQHKATQLDRKTVKFTMIMLVITVVFVISFLPYQALVLWRVSKGGYEADVLSDGGLVAFQFGLRSYFLNSALNPFIYGFFNSRFRDFVYKIVCVCRRKTHGRSKFSSTTSDTQ, from the coding sequence ATGGACAACGCAAGCGATTCGGATGCTTTGTTGGCCAACTTGAATGCAGAGAAAGCTGACCTAATGACGCCGGTGATCGTGTACCTGGCTGTGCTGATGTGTTCCGGCTTGGTTGGCAATATGCTCGTGGTCATTTATTACGGATTCAGAGCAAGGCAATCTAcacattcactttttatttgCTCTGTGGCCATCTATGATCTCATTAGTTGTGGAATATCAATACCTATTGAAATAGTTGACCTTCGACTGTttgttacatttgaaaatagTGCCGCGTGCAAAGTGTTGCGATTTGTAAACCACTTTGCAGCAATAGGGAGTATCTGTATATTGCTTGAGATTGCAATTGATAGATTTAGGCGAATTTGTAGACCAGTCCAAAAACAGCTGAAACATCAGCAAGTGAAGATCGCATGCGGACTGTCTGTcgtagtttcattattttattcgtGGCCAGCCTTTGTGTTTTATACATCAGTGCCTGTTGATGTACGAAGTGAGAACGGACTAACAGTTACTGGACACGATTGTACAACGACGAAAGAAAAGGACTACAGTGTCTATTTATGGGTTTTTAATTCCTTTTATATGGCTAGTTTTGTAGTTGTCGCtgttattttgtgtgttttgtaCTCGCTAGTTGGCAGGATGTTGGTAAAACACAATCGAAAAATGAATTTCGCAAAACCTACGTCGGAGGGGATTGAAACATCCCTGACTGATGACACcacagcaaaaacaaaacaaacagagaGTGCTATCTCAGACAAGGCGGATGGATCAACTCAACAAGCGCAGCACAAAGCCACACAGCTTGACCGTAAAACTGTGAAGTTTACAATGATAATGCTGGTGATAACAGTGGTGTTTGTCATAAGCTTTCTACCATATCAAGCCCTAGTGCTGTGGCGTGTTAGCAAAGGCGGGTACGAAGCTGATGTTTTATCTGACGGTGGTTTGGTCGCCTTCCAATTTGGACTAAgatcttattttttaaactcaGCCTTGAATCCTTTCATATATGGATTTTTTAATTCAAGGTTCAGGGATTTTGtgtataaaattgtttgtgtctGTAGAAGAAAGACCCATGGAAGAAGCAAATTTTCTTCTACGACAAGTGATACACAGTAG
- the LOC128205716 gene encoding probable G-protein coupled receptor 19, with translation MDNASDSDALLVNLNAEKADLMTPVIVFLAVLMCAGLVGNVFVVIYYGFRARKSTHSLFICTVAIYDLISCGISIPFEIVDLRLFITFEDSTACKVLRFVNHFAAIGSICILLEIAIDRFRRICRPVQKQLNHQQAKLACGLSVVVSVVYSWPTFVFYTSVPVDVRSKNGQTVTGHDCTTTKEKEYSVYLLVFNFFYMASFVVVAVILCVLYSLVGRMLVKHNHKMTAAKPTSEGIETSLTDDTTAKTKQTEKVTSNTGDKPTQQANHKTTHLDRTTVKFTMIMLVITVVFVISFLPFLALLLWRVAKGGYIVDALSDSGLVAFQFGLRSYFLNSALNPFTYGFFNSRFRDFLYTMVCVCRRKTSGINVLFSTSSDTQ, from the coding sequence ATGGACAACGCAAGCGACTCGGATGCTTTGCTTGTCAACTTGAATGCAGAGAAAGCTGATCTTATGACGCCGGTGATAGTGTTCCTGGCCGTGCTGATGTGTGCCGGCTTGGTCGGCAATGTGTTCGTGGTAATTTATTACGGATTCAGAGCAAGGAAATCTAcacattcactttttatttgCACTGTGGCTATCTATGATCTCATAAGTTGTGGAATATCAATACCTTTTGAAATAGTTGACCTTCGACTGTTTATAACATTTGAAGATAGTACCGCTTGCAAAGTGTTGCGATTTGTAAACCACTTTGCAGCAATTGGGAGCATCTGTATATTGCTTGAGATTGCAATTGATCGATTTAGACGAATTTGTAGACCAGTTCAAAAACAGCTGAACCACCAACAAGCTAAACTAGCATGCGGACTGTCTGTCGTTGTTTCTGTAGTCTATTCATGGCCAACCTTTGTGTTTTATACATCAGTGCCTGTTGATGTACGAAGTAAGAACGGACAAACAGTGACTGGACACGATTGTACAACGACGAAAGAAAAGGAATACAGTGTGTATTTGTTggttttcaatttcttttatatggCTAGTTTTGTAGTTGTCGCtgttattttgtgtgttttgtaCTCGCTAGTTGGCAGGATGTTGGTAAAACACAATCACAAAATGACAGCCGCAAAACCTACGTCGGAGGGGATTGAAACATCCCTGACTGATGACACcacagcaaaaacaaaacaaacagagaAGGTCACATCAAACACGGGGGACAAACCAACTCAACAAGCAAACCACAAGACCACACACCTAGACCGTACAACTGTAAAGTTTACAATGATTATGTTGGTGATAACAGTGGTGTTTGTCATAAGCTTTCTACCATTTCTAGCACTATTGCTGTGGCGGGTTGCTAAAGGCGGGTATATAGTGGACGCTTTGTCTGACAGTGGTCTGGTCGCCTTCCAATTTGGACTGAGATCATACTTTTTAAACTCAGCCTTGAATCCTTTCACTTACGGTTTCTTTAATTCAAGGTTCAGggattttttgtatacaatggTTTGTGTTTGTAGAAGAAAAACTTCTGGAATTAACGTACTTTTTTCTACATCAAGCGATACACAGTAA